In a genomic window of Alkalihalobacillus sp. TS-13:
- a CDS encoding DUF2164 domain-containing protein, producing MMTLKIPKEEREQLVRNIQGYFIDERGEEIGDLAAGLMLDFFLKEAGPYVYNQGVRDAKKLLQDKMMNIEEDMDALQRPIELYKR from the coding sequence ATGATGACATTGAAAATACCAAAAGAAGAACGTGAACAGCTGGTCAGGAATATCCAGGGGTATTTCATCGATGAGCGAGGAGAAGAAATCGGGGATTTGGCAGCAGGTCTCATGCTGGATTTCTTTTTGAAAGAAGCGGGTCCCTATGTTTACAACCAGGGCGTACGTGATGCGAAGAAGCTTCTTCAAGACAAAATGATGAACATAGAAGAAGATATGGACGCCCTTCAGCGACCAATCGAGTTATATAAGCGTTAA
- a CDS encoding GntP family permease, producing the protein MLSMIGLIGGLILLIVLTMRGMNLLVVAPLCALFTAVLSGLPLFPQLAEEGGANLVGDYMAGFSSFVTAWFLMFLLGAIFGKVMEDSGAADSVSKWIVEKLGMKQAVLAIVLACAVLTYGGVSLFVVAFSVYPMALSLFKQADLPRRFIPAALAFGSVTFTMTSAGSPEIQNWIPIEYLGTSPYAGWEVSVLVAVFMAVFGYWWLKRMLAKAVANGERFEAREDDPDVVEKELPHPLTGLIPLVVVLIISFIFHDSLQQSALIVALLGGVISAYFLNRKYFTDFWEAISAGTLGALIAIGNTAAVVGFGGVAKAVPAFDTAVSAMTNIPGSPLIGGAIAVSVIAGMTGSASGGQAIALPILAPHYMDMGVNAEALHRTVAISSGALDSLPHNGYVVTTVRAICGESHSAAYGAVGALTVIVPLIGLALAVILFSLGVGI; encoded by the coding sequence ATGTTAAGCATGATCGGTTTGATCGGTGGTCTTATTTTATTAATCGTATTAACGATGAGGGGCATGAACCTGCTTGTCGTTGCACCACTTTGTGCATTGTTCACTGCAGTCTTAAGTGGTCTGCCCCTCTTTCCACAGCTTGCAGAGGAAGGGGGAGCGAATCTCGTCGGGGACTATATGGCTGGATTCTCAAGCTTCGTTACAGCCTGGTTCCTCATGTTCTTACTAGGTGCAATATTTGGGAAAGTCATGGAAGACAGTGGCGCTGCTGACAGTGTTTCCAAGTGGATTGTTGAAAAACTCGGAATGAAACAGGCAGTACTTGCAATTGTTCTCGCTTGTGCTGTTTTGACTTATGGCGGGGTGAGCTTATTCGTTGTAGCTTTCTCAGTATATCCGATGGCACTCAGCTTATTTAAACAAGCGGATCTCCCACGTCGCTTCATACCAGCGGCACTTGCGTTCGGTTCAGTAACCTTTACGATGACATCTGCTGGTTCCCCAGAAATCCAAAACTGGATCCCAATTGAATATTTAGGAACATCACCGTATGCGGGTTGGGAAGTCAGTGTGCTTGTCGCAGTCTTCATGGCGGTGTTTGGTTACTGGTGGTTGAAGAGAATGCTTGCAAAAGCAGTCGCGAATGGTGAACGATTTGAAGCACGGGAAGACGATCCTGATGTGGTAGAAAAAGAGCTTCCTCATCCACTCACAGGTCTAATCCCGTTGGTTGTCGTATTGATCATCTCCTTCATTTTTCATGATTCCTTACAACAATCTGCGTTGATTGTGGCGTTATTAGGCGGCGTGATTTCAGCTTACTTCTTGAACAGAAAGTATTTCACAGATTTCTGGGAAGCTATTTCTGCAGGTACATTAGGTGCATTGATTGCTATTGGGAACACTGCAGCGGTAGTTGGATTCGGTGGTGTTGCAAAAGCTGTTCCTGCCTTTGATACCGCAGTCAGTGCGATGACGAACATTCCTGGAAGTCCATTGATCGGTGGGGCGATAGCAGTAAGTGTGATTGCAGGGATGACCGGGTCAGCTTCTGGTGGTCAAGCGATTGCATTACCGATTTTAGCTCCACATTATATGGATATGGGTGTTAATGCAGAAGCCTTGCACCGTACTGTAGCGATATCATCTGGTGCTCTTGATTCACTCCCTCATAACGGTTATGTCGTTACGACTGTCCGGGCAATTTGCGGAGAATCTCATAGTGCAGCGTATGGAGCTGTAGGAGCATTGACGGTCATCGTGCCGTTAATAGGATTGGCGTTAGCGGTTATCCTATTCTCACTAGGAGTCGGAATCTAA
- a CDS encoding sigma-54-dependent Fis family transcriptional regulator, with product MLQTDFSFKDKSILEAIIDNAFEWVVVVDTEGKVRFMNKNYCEFLEIDTKKVIGMHVTDVIENTRMHIVAQTGKAEIADLQYIKGNYMIANRIPIFHENEVVAALGTVIFRDTEQWKKMNSHVKSLFSELEFYRKEWSANNGAKYSLNDLVGVSDSIKELKNQVKKISSGDISVLIRGESGTGKELLAHSIHQLSERSTAPFVKVNCAAIPDNLLESELFGYVEGAFTGAKKGGKVGKFILANEGTLFLDEIGDMPLRMQAKLLRVLQEKEIEPIGANKTEKVNVRVIAATNRPLEKMVQEKLFREDLFYRINGFQLHIPALRERKDDITPLVEHFLEKVTRRTGKRIQCIDEEVNKILFRHNWPGNIRELENVIEAAVHLAYDETIDKTSLPEYLHENDSLKIGSKSLQELVEETEISAIKEALAQNAGNKLAAAKTLGIGKSSFYEKLKKYDLF from the coding sequence TTGCTGCAGACAGATTTCAGTTTCAAAGATAAAAGCATTCTGGAAGCCATTATCGATAATGCCTTTGAATGGGTGGTCGTCGTCGATACAGAAGGAAAAGTTCGCTTCATGAATAAAAACTATTGTGAATTCCTCGAGATTGATACAAAGAAAGTCATTGGTATGCACGTGACAGACGTGATCGAAAACACGAGAATGCATATCGTCGCCCAGACTGGAAAGGCGGAAATCGCTGACCTCCAATACATCAAAGGGAACTATATGATCGCCAACCGGATTCCGATTTTTCATGAGAATGAAGTTGTGGCTGCACTCGGTACGGTCATTTTCCGAGACACTGAGCAATGGAAGAAAATGAACAGTCATGTGAAAAGTCTGTTTTCAGAACTCGAATTTTACCGTAAAGAGTGGAGTGCCAATAATGGAGCAAAATATTCCCTGAATGATCTTGTTGGCGTTTCAGATTCGATAAAAGAGTTGAAAAATCAGGTAAAGAAGATTTCAAGTGGGGATATTTCCGTTTTGATCCGAGGAGAAAGCGGCACGGGGAAAGAGCTGTTGGCCCATAGTATCCACCAATTGAGTGAAAGGAGTACGGCTCCCTTCGTAAAAGTGAATTGCGCGGCAATACCGGACAACCTCCTGGAGTCTGAGCTTTTCGGATACGTGGAAGGAGCGTTTACAGGGGCGAAAAAAGGTGGTAAAGTCGGAAAGTTCATCCTGGCAAATGAGGGTACGTTGTTTTTGGATGAAATCGGGGACATGCCATTACGGATGCAGGCAAAGTTATTACGCGTCTTACAGGAAAAAGAAATTGAGCCCATTGGTGCCAATAAAACGGAGAAGGTCAATGTCCGTGTCATTGCCGCAACGAATCGTCCACTTGAAAAAATGGTCCAGGAAAAGCTGTTCCGGGAAGACCTATTTTATCGGATCAATGGTTTCCAGCTTCACATCCCAGCTTTACGTGAACGAAAGGATGACATTACTCCTTTGGTAGAACATTTTCTTGAAAAAGTAACGAGGCGAACAGGAAAACGGATTCAATGCATAGATGAAGAGGTCAACAAAATTTTGTTCCGTCATAATTGGCCCGGTAACATACGTGAGCTTGAAAATGTAATCGAAGCAGCTGTCCACTTGGCGTATGATGAAACAATCGATAAAACCTCCCTCCCTGAATATTTACATGAAAATGATAGTCTCAAAATCGGAAGTAAATCATTGCAGGAGCTGGTTGAAGAGACGGAGATCAGTGCAATTAAAGAAGCTCTAGCCCAAAATGCCGGCAATAAGCTTGCAGCTGCCAAAACTCTTGGTATCGGAAAATCCAGTTTCTACGAAAAACTGAAAAAATATGATTTGTTCTGA
- a CDS encoding gamma-glutamylcyclotransferase produces MNTERGHLVFVYGTLRKNECNAHVLGNAKCMSEYAWVQGTLFDTGFGYPALTLVDSGRVFGEIYDVDADGLKKLDYLEGYKGPGDENLYERQTYPVVTEDVPVDVIIYTVDHNPSLCKKVIECGDWLKR; encoded by the coding sequence ATGAACACAGAGAGAGGCCATTTAGTGTTTGTGTATGGAACACTCCGGAAAAATGAATGTAATGCTCATGTGCTGGGAAATGCAAAGTGTATGTCGGAATATGCCTGGGTTCAGGGGACACTGTTTGACACAGGCTTCGGTTATCCGGCACTGACTCTTGTGGATTCCGGAAGAGTTTTCGGAGAGATATATGATGTCGATGCTGATGGTCTTAAGAAACTGGATTACCTTGAAGGATATAAAGGTCCCGGCGATGAAAACCTGTATGAACGTCAAACTTACCCGGTTGTGACGGAAGATGTACCAGTAGATGTGATCATCTACACAGTCGATCATAATCCTTCTCTGTGTAAAAAAGTGATCGAATGCGGTGATTGGCTTAAACGATAG
- a CDS encoding GNAT family N-acetyltransferase, which translates to MFELRTERLKLRPLKKGDLSNLMKIFSDPIAMKHYPSTKTEQQAEEWIEWTHNNYNAYNVGLWAVELLETGEFAGQCGIVPQKINSEVMMEIGYLFIREHWGKGYATEAALACLNYGFEKCRYPKLISLIAPENSPSSAVAKRIGMRKETQIHKWDRSIDVYAINSD; encoded by the coding sequence GTGTTTGAATTGCGGACTGAACGTTTGAAATTGCGGCCATTGAAAAAAGGCGATCTCTCGAATTTGATGAAAATATTTTCGGATCCGATTGCGATGAAGCATTATCCATCTACAAAAACGGAGCAGCAAGCTGAAGAGTGGATCGAATGGACCCACAATAACTACAATGCCTATAATGTTGGCTTATGGGCAGTGGAATTGTTGGAAACTGGTGAATTTGCAGGACAATGCGGTATCGTCCCCCAGAAAATCAATAGTGAAGTTATGATGGAAATTGGTTATTTGTTCATCCGGGAACATTGGGGCAAAGGTTATGCAACAGAAGCTGCTCTGGCTTGTCTCAACTATGGATTCGAAAAATGCAGATACCCTAAACTCATATCGCTGATTGCTCCTGAAAACAGCCCCTCATCAGCTGTTGCGAAAAGGATCGGGATGCGGAAAGAAACCCAAATTCATAAATGGGACCGCTCTATTGATGTGTACGCCATCAATTCAGATTGA
- a CDS encoding GNAT family N-acetyltransferase — MWIKPVTLKGNRITIRPMEMKDIDELYGAAQYEGIWDYMPMEITSPEEMKKLVQQALTAKENGTEFPFVIYDQVQQKLVGSTRFLDISEKDKHLEIGWTWLTPSVWRSAVNTECKYLLLRHCFEELETIRVQLKTDGRNKRSQAAIERIGGVREGVLRKSRMTYTGYIRDTVYFSILESEWPNVKKKLEEKLN; from the coding sequence ATGTGGATCAAACCTGTAACACTTAAAGGCAACCGTATCACAATCCGTCCTATGGAAATGAAAGATATAGATGAGTTATATGGAGCAGCCCAGTATGAAGGAATTTGGGATTACATGCCTATGGAAATCACATCTCCTGAGGAAATGAAGAAGCTTGTCCAACAAGCTTTGACGGCAAAAGAAAATGGTACTGAGTTCCCTTTTGTCATCTATGACCAGGTACAACAGAAGCTTGTGGGAAGCACACGTTTCCTGGATATTTCGGAAAAAGATAAACATCTTGAAATTGGCTGGACATGGCTGACTCCATCCGTTTGGCGTTCAGCTGTGAATACTGAATGCAAATATCTGTTGTTACGTCATTGTTTTGAAGAACTGGAGACGATACGGGTACAACTGAAAACGGACGGTCGAAATAAGCGTTCCCAGGCTGCGATCGAGCGGATCGGCGGGGTTCGTGAGGGAGTCCTTCGAAAGAGCCGAATGACATATACAGGATATATACGTGATACTGTCTATTTCAGCATTCTTGAATCAGAATGGCCGAATGTGAAAAAGAAACTAGAAGAGAAGCTTAATTGA
- a CDS encoding metal-dependent hydrolase, giving the protein MKMMRLGHASYLLTSRSGKKHLIDPFLSGNPGCPEAYTKPEFLKTIDTVYLTHGHFDHTAGLKELVDANPDVLIVCQYEMGLILLQSGYQNVHLLNYGGSVEFDDVKVSMVQALHTSSFKETENTPLYAGQPAGYVYDFMNDVTLYHSGDTTMTMDMKLIQEVYQPDLAILSSSGQFVMGPREAAYVTKNLLDVKYVIPNHHFPTKETSPRPEVLENMLQNFPVIETMMEKDQELFELLRDYKKTEVILLNFGEEREFSEQKVSHK; this is encoded by the coding sequence ATGAAAATGATGCGTCTTGGTCATGCTTCTTATTTGCTTACAAGTAGGTCTGGCAAAAAACATTTGATCGATCCTTTTTTAAGTGGGAACCCCGGGTGTCCGGAAGCGTACACAAAACCTGAATTTCTTAAAACAATCGATACGGTCTACCTTACACACGGCCACTTTGATCACACGGCAGGCCTGAAAGAATTGGTTGATGCCAATCCCGATGTTCTGATTGTTTGTCAGTATGAAATGGGGCTGATTCTACTTCAAAGTGGTTATCAAAATGTGCACCTCCTGAATTATGGCGGGTCAGTTGAGTTTGATGATGTGAAAGTAAGCATGGTCCAAGCACTGCACACATCTTCCTTTAAGGAAACGGAGAACACTCCACTATATGCTGGACAGCCTGCGGGATATGTCTACGATTTCATGAATGACGTTACACTCTACCATTCTGGTGACACAACCATGACGATGGATATGAAACTGATTCAGGAGGTCTACCAACCTGATCTGGCTATCCTTTCATCTTCAGGACAATTCGTCATGGGGCCAAGAGAAGCTGCTTATGTCACAAAAAATCTCCTAGACGTAAAATATGTCATCCCTAATCATCACTTTCCAACCAAAGAAACCTCTCCCAGACCAGAAGTTCTCGAAAACATGTTACAAAACTTCCCGGTGATCGAAACCATGATGGAAAAGGATCAAGAATTATTCGAACTATTACGAGATTACAAAAAGACAGAAGTCATTCTGCTGAATTTTGGTGAAGAACGAGAATTTTCCGAGCAAAAAGTTTCCCATAAATGA
- a CDS encoding histidine phosphatase family protein yields MTTIYFVRHAHSVYSSDEYGRGVSEHGKEEAERVTECFQQVHVDIVLSSPYRRAIDTVEGIAESKGLEVRTVENLKERTLSDSPVEDFNSAINKVWSVPTFSFPGGESNAQAQHRGISTIRHLLNMYEGKHMVIGTHGNIMVLIMHHFDRQYGIDFWKQLTMPDIYKVTFNQQNLIKVERIWKE; encoded by the coding sequence TTGACAACAATCTATTTTGTACGTCATGCCCATTCTGTTTATTCATCTGATGAATATGGACGTGGGGTTTCTGAGCATGGAAAAGAAGAGGCTGAACGAGTAACGGAGTGCTTCCAACAAGTACATGTCGATATCGTGCTGTCGAGTCCATATCGAAGAGCGATTGACACTGTGGAAGGAATTGCGGAATCAAAAGGTCTTGAAGTGAGGACAGTCGAAAATTTGAAAGAGCGTACTTTATCCGATTCTCCTGTTGAGGATTTCAATTCTGCCATTAATAAAGTATGGTCAGTGCCGACTTTTTCATTTCCAGGCGGTGAATCAAACGCTCAGGCACAACATAGGGGGATTTCAACCATCCGTCACCTTTTGAATATGTACGAGGGAAAACACATGGTAATCGGTACACATGGAAATATCATGGTCTTGATCATGCACCACTTTGACCGGCAGTATGGAATTGATTTTTGGAAACAGTTGACTATGCCTGATATTTATAAGGTGACGTTCAATCAACAAAATCTAATTAAAGTGGAGCGGATATGGAAGGAGTAG
- a CDS encoding NAD-dependent deacylase, giving the protein MDLHKITLVADWLKASGSTVILTGAGMSTESGIPDFRSREGWWKKIDPMTVSTVEALENEYELFHGFYSLRLTDLNTCHPHKGHHFLAEWENQGFVKGIVTQNVDGFHQEAGNKSVHELHGSLRSIFCSDCGQASDEGTFLNQDTCSECGGHLRPDIILFGEMLPQEVWGKAIRLIEESDLLIVIGSSLQVSPANELPFLTNGQKVIINNEATLLSEQFDLQLEGKAGDILEAIDEKRKGGDFS; this is encoded by the coding sequence ATGGATTTACATAAAATTACCCTTGTTGCTGATTGGTTGAAGGCATCGGGAAGTACGGTGATTCTCACAGGAGCCGGCATGTCGACGGAAAGCGGAATTCCGGATTTCCGTTCCAGAGAAGGCTGGTGGAAGAAAATCGATCCTATGACCGTCTCCACTGTTGAAGCACTTGAAAATGAGTACGAGCTGTTCCATGGCTTTTATAGCTTAAGGTTGACAGACTTGAACACCTGTCATCCCCATAAAGGACATCATTTTTTAGCTGAATGGGAGAATCAAGGCTTTGTAAAAGGAATCGTCACCCAAAATGTCGATGGCTTTCATCAGGAAGCTGGCAACAAAAGCGTTCATGAACTTCATGGGTCGTTACGGTCGATTTTTTGTTCGGATTGCGGTCAAGCTTCTGATGAAGGGACTTTTTTGAATCAGGATACTTGTTCAGAGTGTGGGGGGCATTTACGGCCAGATATCATCTTGTTTGGTGAAATGCTTCCTCAAGAAGTGTGGGGGAAAGCGATTCGGCTCATTGAGGAATCAGACCTGCTGATCGTCATCGGCTCGAGTTTGCAGGTTTCACCAGCGAATGAATTGCCTTTTTTGACGAATGGCCAAAAAGTAATCATCAATAACGAGGCAACGCTGTTGAGTGAACAATTTGACTTGCAGCTCGAAGGAAAAGCGGGTGATATTCTCGAAGCTATTGATGAGAAACGGAAGGGTGGAGATTTTTCATGA
- a CDS encoding ferritin-like domain-containing protein: MQMYRQPVESTSLIEDLRKAINGEYSAIQCYEKLAKNAPTKAEREQILEIRQDEINHFQTFSHIYVSLTGQQPKPEITEECPDDYRKGVRASFVDEQETTDFYLDIADKACTPYIRHVFKRASVDEQNHAVWFLSFLTLRG; this comes from the coding sequence ATGCAGATGTATCGACAACCAGTGGAGTCAACAAGTCTGATTGAAGATTTACGTAAGGCGATCAATGGAGAGTATAGTGCGATACAATGTTATGAGAAATTAGCTAAAAATGCGCCAACTAAAGCTGAAAGAGAACAAATCCTTGAAATCCGGCAAGATGAAATCAACCACTTCCAAACGTTCTCGCATATCTATGTTAGCTTGACAGGTCAGCAACCCAAACCTGAAATTACGGAAGAATGCCCTGATGATTACAGAAAAGGTGTCCGTGCTTCCTTTGTCGACGAACAAGAGACTACAGACTTCTACTTGGACATCGCTGATAAAGCTTGCACGCCATACATCAGACATGTTTTCAAACGCGCTTCAGTTGATGAACAAAACCACGCTGTCTGGTTCCTCTCCTTCCTCACGCTAAGGGGATGA
- a CDS encoding DUF2524 family protein, translating to MTEHESLRTFLTRAEQVIEYASKQNELYNHQEPQVDAAIYSGAQQQLEEAYLDLQKVSHSATPQQREEIQRVMARILDLQNDMIIND from the coding sequence ATGACAGAACATGAATCTTTAAGGACATTTCTCACTCGCGCAGAGCAAGTGATCGAGTATGCCTCAAAACAGAATGAACTATATAACCATCAAGAACCACAGGTTGACGCTGCGATCTACTCCGGCGCACAACAACAGCTTGAAGAAGCTTATCTTGATTTGCAAAAGGTATCACATAGTGCCACACCACAACAACGCGAAGAAATCCAACGTGTTATGGCCCGGATTCTGGATCTGCAAAATGATATGATCATCAATGATTGA
- a CDS encoding 3-hydroxybutyrate dehydrogenase, which translates to MVSDKVVYITGAASGIGYELALSFAQQGAKVALVDLNEDGVKEAAQKLNDEGHQALGLRCDVTMEDEVKQSIDKTVAHFGSLDILINNAGLQHVASVEEFPTEKFELLTRVMLVAPFIATKHALPIMKKQGFGRILNMSSINGLVGFAGKAAYNSAKHGVIGLTKVTALEAAEHGVTVNAICPGYIDTPLVQNQLEDLAKNRGVSKEQVMEEVIYPLVPQKRLLSVKEVADYTLFLASEKAKGITGQAVVIDGGYTAQ; encoded by the coding sequence GTGGTTAGTGATAAAGTTGTGTATATCACTGGAGCAGCGAGTGGAATCGGCTATGAACTTGCCCTCTCATTCGCCCAACAGGGTGCAAAGGTTGCCCTCGTCGACTTAAATGAAGATGGTGTAAAAGAAGCTGCCCAGAAACTGAACGATGAAGGACATCAAGCACTTGGGTTAAGATGTGATGTCACAATGGAAGATGAAGTGAAACAGTCGATTGATAAAACTGTCGCACATTTCGGCAGTCTTGATATTTTAATCAATAATGCAGGATTGCAGCATGTCGCTTCTGTTGAAGAATTTCCAACGGAGAAATTCGAATTGCTGACACGCGTTATGCTAGTCGCACCATTTATAGCAACGAAACATGCCCTTCCAATTATGAAAAAACAGGGTTTCGGCCGAATTCTGAACATGTCCTCAATCAACGGACTTGTCGGATTCGCAGGTAAAGCTGCATACAATAGCGCAAAGCATGGCGTTATCGGGTTGACGAAAGTGACAGCTTTGGAAGCAGCAGAACATGGGGTGACGGTGAATGCGATTTGTCCAGGGTACATTGATACACCGCTCGTGCAGAATCAGCTTGAGGATCTTGCGAAAAATCGAGGGGTTTCAAAAGAGCAGGTAATGGAGGAAGTCATTTATCCGCTAGTGCCACAGAAACGGTTGTTATCTGTAAAAGAAGTTGCTGATTACACCTTGTTCCTGGCTAGTGAAAAAGCAAAAGGCATTACAGGGCAAGCCGTTGTTATCGACGGTGGATATACCGCACAATAA
- the hpaB gene encoding 4-hydroxyphenylacetate 3-monooxygenase, oxygenase component — protein sequence MGLISGQQYIDRINNLHPEIWIDGEQAKGKLSEHPSLNGIMKSKANLYDLQLKVEKLDKMSFKLENGERAGMAFFPPKTKEDLEKRRLAFQEWAKSTGGLLGRSPDYLNTILMTFTQAAELFKSQDPKFCENMRNLYERATREDLSFTHTFVHPQVNRGRYYFELSDDPVAAHIKEKTNDGLIIKGARLLATQGGLTDELIVFPQGGVGESCMANGFSLPANTPGLRFIARESFDYGKSNFDHPLGSRFDELDSVIVFDDVLVPWENVFFYESKQLSGQVYSQTSFFPQTVHQVVSRCIIKTEFILGTIQLMIHTINIGDYDLVQDKVADVIIALEAMKAFVLSSEIQAKPDRWGTMTPAREPLHAALCYYAKIYPTFSEIIQNLGASGLVTIPNEKDFHSPIRGDLDDYLQAANANAEDRVKIFRLAWDLSMSAFGTRQSLYEQYFFGGPLSLAKRLYAGYYRDPQIEWVKDFLSIKDIEPGS from the coding sequence ATGGGACTTATATCTGGTCAACAATACATCGACCGAATCAATAATTTACATCCAGAAATATGGATTGATGGTGAACAAGCAAAAGGCAAGCTTTCAGAGCATCCATCTTTGAATGGCATTATGAAAAGTAAAGCGAATCTATATGACTTGCAATTGAAGGTAGAAAAGCTTGATAAAATGTCATTCAAACTGGAAAATGGCGAACGAGCCGGTATGGCATTCTTCCCTCCTAAAACGAAAGAGGATTTAGAGAAAAGACGTCTTGCTTTCCAGGAATGGGCAAAATCCACTGGGGGGTTACTTGGCCGATCACCAGATTACTTAAATACGATTTTGATGACTTTTACCCAAGCTGCTGAACTCTTCAAGTCACAGGATCCTAAGTTTTGTGAAAATATGAGAAACCTTTATGAAAGAGCCACTCGTGAGGATCTGTCCTTCACGCACACTTTCGTCCATCCTCAAGTGAATCGCGGTCGGTATTATTTTGAGCTTTCAGATGATCCAGTCGCCGCACACATCAAGGAAAAGACGAATGATGGTCTTATCATAAAGGGCGCTCGTCTGTTGGCGACACAGGGTGGATTGACCGATGAGTTGATCGTTTTCCCTCAAGGTGGTGTCGGAGAATCCTGTATGGCAAATGGGTTTTCACTGCCTGCAAATACACCTGGTTTACGGTTTATTGCACGCGAATCATTTGATTATGGAAAATCGAACTTCGACCATCCTTTAGGCTCGCGTTTTGATGAACTCGATTCTGTCATCGTATTCGATGATGTACTCGTACCTTGGGAAAACGTGTTCTTTTATGAAAGTAAACAGCTCTCCGGCCAAGTGTATTCACAAACCAGTTTCTTTCCACAGACAGTCCACCAGGTAGTCAGCCGCTGTATCATAAAAACCGAATTTATCCTCGGAACAATCCAATTGATGATCCATACAATTAACATTGGTGATTATGATCTGGTTCAGGATAAGGTAGCAGATGTAATCATCGCTTTGGAAGCAATGAAAGCATTTGTCCTGTCATCTGAAATTCAAGCTAAACCCGATCGTTGGGGGACAATGACACCTGCTCGGGAGCCTCTTCATGCTGCATTATGTTATTATGCGAAAATTTACCCGACCTTCAGTGAAATCATCCAAAATCTTGGAGCAAGTGGTCTAGTCACTATACCGAATGAAAAAGATTTCCACTCTCCGATTCGTGGAGACCTAGATGATTATCTCCAGGCAGCAAATGCAAATGCGGAAGACCGCGTTAAAATTTTCCGTCTGGCATGGGACTTATCTATGAGTGCTTTCGGCACGCGTCAATCGCTTTATGAGCAATATTTTTTCGGTGGTCCGCTAAGCCTTGCCAAACGGTTGTATGCAGGGTACTATCGGGACCCTCAAATTGAATGGGTCAAAGATTTCCTTTCGATTAAAGATATTGAGCCCGGCAGCTGA
- a CDS encoding NUDIX domain-containing protein codes for MIYRKKTYYINPEQVDTFNDFFHTYLLPNQWKNGAKLIGRWVSGDKRYITAIWEYESLEAYEKIEERVRADELHKQAEAEKHRIAKIILSSKQEFMEATADYHVPRHIVAVSGLIQNDCGETLLVKTNWRNDTWELPGGQVEEGEPLEIALRREILEETAIDVELRSTTGVYQNTTGRIVSIVFKGIALNTEIVKQDSEIQEARFIKLTEENVSDYITRTHMATRAIDALKSSVTVPVEAVKVKPYELLHRLGT; via the coding sequence ATGATTTATCGAAAGAAAACCTACTATATCAATCCTGAACAGGTGGATACATTCAATGATTTTTTCCATACATATTTACTTCCGAATCAATGGAAGAATGGCGCAAAGCTCATTGGAAGATGGGTGAGTGGGGATAAACGTTACATTACAGCAATTTGGGAATATGAAAGTTTAGAAGCCTACGAGAAAATAGAAGAGCGGGTACGAGCTGATGAACTGCATAAGCAAGCGGAAGCTGAGAAACACAGAATCGCTAAGATCATTTTATCAAGTAAACAGGAGTTCATGGAAGCGACGGCTGACTATCATGTGCCACGTCATATTGTCGCAGTGTCAGGACTAATCCAGAATGACTGCGGCGAAACACTTCTTGTCAAAACAAATTGGCGGAATGATACGTGGGAACTACCTGGTGGTCAAGTAGAAGAAGGTGAACCGCTCGAAATTGCCTTAAGACGAGAAATCTTGGAGGAAACAGCGATTGACGTCGAGCTGAGAAGCACGACGGGAGTCTATCAAAATACGACAGGCAGAATTGTAAGCATTGTGTTTAAAGGGATCGCATTGAATACTGAGATTGTAAAACAGGATTCTGAAATTCAAGAGGCACGATTCATAAAGCTTACTGAGGAAAATGTCTCTGACTATATCACTCGCACACATATGGCTACAAGAGCGATAGATGCATTGAAATCGAGTGTAACTGTCCCAGTTGAAGCTGTAAAAGTGAAACCTTATGAGCTATTGCATCGGCTTGGGACATAG
- a CDS encoding YjcZ family sporulation protein has protein sequence MSDGKRKGGKGFTLIVVLFILLIIVGASYGGGGGYGYGGCGCDDGYGGGYGW, from the coding sequence ATGAGCGATGGAAAAAGAAAAGGCGGTAAAGGTTTCACTTTAATCGTTGTTTTGTTCATCTTACTAATTATTGTAGGAGCTTCTTATGGCGGCGGTGGCGGATACGGCTACGGCGGCTGTGGTTGTGACGATGGATATGGCGGCGGCTACGGCTGGTAA